One region of Gossypium raimondii isolate GPD5lz chromosome 6, ASM2569854v1, whole genome shotgun sequence genomic DNA includes:
- the LOC105774075 gene encoding fatty-acid-binding protein 2, with protein MRNTWLFFMDLDGGGSPYIFPMEPFVSNGLGAHLFSQFSSFVDSSLYHSKHLYVPGSLAFREAFSCMSKFTGAILFWFSSMSTSKLSRDISSGNQRGLESRSCESSVLVKHIFSCKNNLAGYRFASDSRGLFATPLVFGKISSYAMRSFFGEAEALRHIPLLSLAAALIPPLDNLSSKVLPVPLDNTELQMQELMDRRPCEVGQGCGSLSFLDLNRRRHAIEPRTGIEFPTILDNILDTQNNSSLASEVLVGTGSRTMKIIKIKSLKVYAFGFYIHPYSVCKKLGAKYASIPVDELNKHNELYQDLLSEDIGMTVRLVVNCNGMKVNTVRDAFEKSLRARLVKTNPNTDYRCLSTFGSYFTQDIPLPAGTIIDFQRTADGHLITKIGGNQIGAVHSKDLCRAFFDMYIGDFPVSEQTKEDIGRNVANIIRRC; from the exons ATGCGGAATACTTGGTTGTTTTTCATGGATTTAGATGGAGGAGGGTCTCCATATATTTTTCCCATGGAGCCCTTTGTTTCTAATGGTTTGGGAGCTCACTTGTTTTCGCAGTTTAGTTCGTTTGTTGACAGCTCTTTGTACCATTCTAAACATTTGTATGTACCTGGTAGTCTCGCATTTCGAGAAGCTTTTAGTTGTATGTCGAAGTTTACAGGGGCTATACTGTTTTGGTTCTCTAGTATGTCAACTTCGAAGTTGAGTAGGGATATATCATCTGGTAATCAACGTGGTTTGGAATCTAGGAGTTGTGAATCTTCAGTTCTGGTTAAGCACATATTTTCTTGTAAGAATAATCTTGCCGGATATCGGTTTGCCTCTGATTCAAGAGGCCTATTTGCCACCCCTcttgtttttggtaaaatttcgAGTTATGCAATGAGAAGCTTCTTTGGAGAAGCAGAAGCACTCCGACACATTCCTTTGCTATCATTAGCTGCAGCTTTGATACCACCATTAGACAACTT ATCTTCAAAGGTACTACCTGTTCCACTTGATAACACTGAACTTCAAATGCAAGAACTCATGGATCGAAGGCCTTGTGAAGTTGGTCAAGGATGCGGCAGTCTATCTTTTCTAGATTTGAACCGGAGACGACATGCTATTGAACCCAGAACTGGCATTGAGTTCCCAACAATATTGGATAACATATTAGATACACAGAATAATTCTAGTTTAGCTTCTGAG GTGCTTGTTGGTACTGGATCAAGAACCATGAAGATCATCAAAATTAAGTCTCTGAAGGTGTATGCATTTGGTTTTT ATATTCATCCATACTCTGTTTGCAAGAAATTGGGTGCAAAGTATGCCTCTATTCCAGTGGATGAACTGAACAAACACAATGAACTTTATCAGGATCTTCTTAG CGAGGATATTGGTATGACTGTAAGGCTAGTTGTTAACTGCAATGGGATGAAAGTCAATACAGTAAGAGA TGCATTTGAAAAATCTCTTCGTGCTCGTTTAGTAAAG ACAAATCCCAACACTGATTATCGCTGCCTCAGTACATTTGGTTCCTACTTCACTCAAGATATTCCATTGCCTGCA GGAACAATAATTGACTTTCAGCGGACAGCTGATGGACACCTAATTACCAAAA TCGGAGGTAACCAGATTGGAGCAGTCCATAGCAAGGATTTATGCA GGGCTTTCTTTGACATGTACATCGGCGATTTCCCGGTGTCGGAGCAAACAAAAGAAGACATTGGCCGGAACGTGGCAAACATTATAAGGAGATGCTGA